One genomic window of Ottowia oryzae includes the following:
- a CDS encoding ABC transporter ATP-binding protein produces MSSDNILETRGLVKEFKGFVAVNEVNLKVRRGSIHALIGPNGAGKTTCFNLLTKFLDPTRGQILFDGVDITKEKPAQIARRGVVRSFQISSTFAHMSVLENVRVALQQTLGTAYQFWKSESTLNQLNMRCMELLDEVGLTEYSHLPAVELPYGRKRALEIATTLAMEPKLMLLDEPTQGMGHEDVDMVTQLIKKVAANRTVLMVEHNMSVVGSIADMITVLQFGQVIAEGPYAEVSRNPQVLEAYMGSAEEALQGAHG; encoded by the coding sequence ATGAGTTCGGACAACATTCTGGAAACGCGCGGGCTCGTCAAAGAGTTCAAGGGCTTCGTGGCCGTCAACGAGGTGAACCTCAAGGTGCGCCGCGGCAGCATCCATGCCTTGATCGGCCCCAACGGCGCGGGCAAGACCACGTGCTTCAACCTGCTCACCAAGTTTCTCGATCCCACGCGTGGCCAGATCCTGTTCGATGGCGTGGACATCACCAAGGAAAAGCCCGCCCAGATCGCCCGCCGCGGTGTGGTGCGGTCGTTCCAGATCTCGTCCACTTTCGCGCACATGAGCGTGCTGGAAAACGTGCGCGTGGCGCTACAGCAGACGCTGGGCACCGCCTACCAGTTCTGGAAGTCGGAAAGCACCCTCAACCAGCTGAACATGCGCTGCATGGAGCTGCTGGACGAAGTGGGTCTGACCGAGTATTCACACCTGCCCGCCGTCGAGCTGCCCTACGGCCGCAAGCGCGCGCTGGAGATCGCCACCACGCTGGCCATGGAGCCCAAGCTCATGCTGCTGGATGAACCCACGCAGGGCATGGGCCATGAAGACGTGGACATGGTCACGCAGCTGATCAAGAAGGTGGCCGCCAACCGCACCGTGCTGATGGTGGAGCACAACATGAGCGTGGTCGGCAGCATCGCCGACATGATCACCGTGCTGCAGTTCGGCCAGGTGATCGCCGAAGGCCCTTACGCCGAAGTGTCGCGCAACCCGCAGGTGCTGGAGGCCTACATGGGCAGCGCCGAAGAAGCGCTGCAAGGCGCGCACGGCTGA
- a CDS encoding ABC transporter ATP-binding protein, with translation MSTSNAPLAIQLKDLHAWYGESHILHGVNMDVRQGEVVSLLGRNGAGRSTTLRAIMGLVGKRAGTIQVNGTETIKMAPHHIARLGVGFCPEERGIMTSLTCQENLMLPPKVAEGGMSVEEIYDMFPNLKARRNSPGGRLSGGEQQMLAVGRILRTGAKTLLLDEISEGLAPVIVQALARMIRELRQRGFTVLMVEQNFRFAAPLADRFYIMERGLIVREFSAEELQANMHMLHEYLGV, from the coding sequence ATGAGCACATCGAATGCACCGCTGGCCATCCAGCTCAAGGACCTGCACGCCTGGTATGGCGAATCCCACATCCTGCATGGCGTCAACATGGACGTGCGCCAGGGCGAGGTGGTCAGCCTGCTGGGCCGCAACGGCGCCGGGCGCAGCACCACGCTGCGCGCCATCATGGGCCTGGTGGGCAAGCGCGCCGGCACCATCCAGGTGAACGGCACCGAAACGATCAAGATGGCGCCGCACCACATTGCGCGGCTGGGCGTGGGCTTCTGCCCCGAAGAGCGCGGCATCATGACTTCGCTCACCTGCCAGGAAAACCTGATGCTGCCCCCCAAGGTGGCCGAGGGCGGCATGAGCGTGGAAGAAATCTACGACATGTTCCCCAACCTAAAGGCGCGCCGCAACAGCCCGGGTGGGCGCCTGTCGGGCGGCGAGCAACAGATGCTGGCCGTGGGGCGCATTCTGCGCACCGGTGCCAAAACGCTGCTGCTGGATGAAATTTCCGAAGGCCTGGCGCCGGTGATCGTGCAGGCGCTGGCACGCATGATCCGCGAGCTGCGCCAACGCGGCTTCACGGTGCTGATGGTGGAGCAGAACTTCCGCTTTGCCGCGCCGCTGGCCGACCGCTTCTACATCATGGAGCGTGGGTTGATCGTGCGCGAATTCAGCGCCGAAGAGCTGCAAGCCAACATGCACATGCTGCACGAGTACCTGGGCGTCTGA
- a CDS encoding branched-chain amino acid ABC transporter permease, which produces MNAVTSNSSSVYQAGAAAQAATSQGVARTQRAAFIIMVAILVAAPLLGVYPVFMMKVMCFALFACAFNLMLGYVGLLSFGHAMFFGGAAYVSAHAAKVWGLTPELAILLGTLSAGVLGWVVGLLAIRRQGIYFAMITLALAQMIFFFSLQAPFTGGEDGIQGVPRGKLFGLIDLSNPTAMYIFVAVIFLAGFLFIRRVVYSPFGQVLQAIRENEPRAISLGYDADKFKHIAFVISAALAGLAGSTKALVFQLASLTDVHWSMSGEVVLMTLLGGLGTIFGPVIGATVIVTMQNYLAELGAWVTVIQGAIFVVCVLLFRRGIIGELGALLKKSL; this is translated from the coding sequence ATGAACGCCGTGACTTCCAATTCCTCTTCCGTTTACCAGGCCGGCGCCGCAGCACAGGCCGCCACCAGCCAAGGCGTGGCGCGCACGCAGCGCGCCGCCTTCATCATCATGGTGGCCATCCTGGTGGCCGCGCCCTTGCTGGGCGTGTACCCGGTCTTCATGATGAAGGTGATGTGCTTCGCGCTGTTTGCGTGCGCCTTCAACCTGATGCTGGGCTACGTCGGCCTGCTGTCTTTCGGCCACGCCATGTTCTTCGGCGGCGCCGCCTACGTGAGCGCGCACGCTGCCAAGGTATGGGGCCTGACGCCCGAGCTGGCCATCCTGCTGGGCACGCTGAGCGCGGGCGTGCTGGGCTGGGTGGTGGGGCTGCTGGCCATCCGTCGCCAGGGCATCTACTTCGCCATGATCACGCTGGCCTTGGCGCAGATGATCTTCTTCTTCAGTCTGCAGGCCCCGTTCACCGGCGGCGAGGACGGCATCCAGGGTGTCCCACGCGGCAAGCTGTTTGGCTTGATTGATCTGTCCAACCCCACCGCGATGTACATCTTCGTGGCGGTGATCTTCCTGGCTGGCTTTCTGTTCATCCGCCGCGTGGTGTATTCGCCCTTCGGTCAGGTGTTGCAAGCCATCCGGGAGAACGAGCCGCGCGCCATCTCGCTGGGCTACGACGCCGACAAGTTCAAGCACATCGCCTTCGTGATTTCCGCTGCTTTGGCGGGCTTGGCCGGTTCCACCAAAGCGCTGGTGTTCCAGCTGGCTTCGCTGACCGACGTGCACTGGAGCATGTCGGGTGAGGTGGTCTTGATGACGCTGCTGGGCGGCCTGGGCACCATCTTCGGCCCCGTGATCGGTGCCACGGTGATCGTGACGATGCAGAACTACCTGGCCGAGCTGGGCGCCTGGGTCACCGTCATTCAGGGCGCCATCTTCGTGGTGTGCGTGCTGCTGTTCCGCCGCGGCATCATCGGCGAGCTGGGGGCGTTGCTCAAGAAATCGCTGTGA
- a CDS encoding glutathione S-transferase family protein yields MSAQLTFYTNPMSRARVARWMLEETGLPYDTVVLDYGTTMKAPAFRAINPMGKVPALTHGDTVITENAAICMYLADLVPGKHLAPPVGSPARGPYYRWISFMGPLEQLMVAKSTGGPLAEPAMAGYGTEDDLVNTLEAAVKDRAHLAGDTFTAADLLVSAYIGWYLQFGLLPARPAFAQFAARHRERPAAQRANELDGPIPDRKPA; encoded by the coding sequence ATGTCAGCCCAGTTGACCTTCTATACCAACCCCATGTCCCGCGCCCGCGTCGCTCGCTGGATGCTGGAAGAAACCGGGTTGCCGTACGACACCGTGGTGCTGGACTACGGCACCACCATGAAGGCGCCCGCGTTTCGCGCCATCAACCCCATGGGCAAGGTGCCCGCCCTGACGCACGGCGACACGGTCATCACTGAAAACGCTGCCATCTGCATGTACCTGGCCGACCTGGTGCCAGGCAAGCATTTGGCGCCCCCGGTGGGCAGCCCCGCGCGTGGGCCGTACTACCGCTGGATCAGCTTCATGGGGCCGCTGGAGCAGCTCATGGTGGCCAAGAGCACCGGCGGTCCGCTGGCCGAGCCCGCCATGGCTGGCTACGGCACCGAGGACGACCTGGTCAACACGCTGGAAGCGGCCGTGAAAGACCGCGCCCACCTGGCGGGTGACACCTTCACCGCGGCCGACCTGCTGGTGTCTGCCTACATCGGCTGGTACCTGCAATTTGGCCTGCTGCCCGCGCGCCCGGCGTTCGCGCAGTTCGCGGCGCGGCATCGCGAACGCCCGGCCGCGCAGCGCGCCAACGAGCTGGACGGCCCCATTCCTGACCGCAAGCCAGCCTGA
- a CDS encoding GMC family oxidoreductase: MSETTFDYIVVGAGTAGCLLANRLSRNQSKRVLLLEAGRKDDYHWVHVPVGYLYCIDNPRTDWRFKTEPAAGLNGRSLLYPRGKVLGGCSSINGMIYMRGQARDYDQWAALTGEDDWRWDNCLPDFKAHEDHYKGDSARRASSGRQSPVSPEFSALHGHGGEWRVDKQRLRWDVLDAFAAAAVEAGIPATDDFNRGTNEGVGYFEVNQKNGWRWNTAKAFLRPTCYGRPNFELWTNAQATRLLIKRDPHTGGALRCTGVQVWDGRQSVDALLAPGGEVVVSSGSIGSPQLLQLSGIGPAALLQQHGIDVLADLPGVGANLQDHLQIRSVYKVQGARTLNRLAATPWGKAGIGLEYVLRRTGPMSMAPSQLGAFTRSSADREWPNIQYHVQPLSLDAFGSPLHSFPAITASVCNLNPTSRGTVQIQSAKFGDAPAIAPNYLATDDDRQVAADSLRVTRRIMAQPAMARYVPDEFKPGVQYQTDEELARLAGDIASTIFHPVGTTKMGRDDDPMAVLNPRLQLRDGAGGTVQGLRVVDAGAMPTITSGNTNSPTLMMAEKAARWITGR; the protein is encoded by the coding sequence ATGTCTGAAACCACTTTCGACTACATCGTGGTCGGCGCCGGTACCGCCGGGTGCCTGCTGGCCAACCGCCTGTCGCGCAACCAGTCCAAGCGCGTGCTGCTGCTGGAGGCCGGGCGCAAGGACGACTACCACTGGGTGCACGTGCCGGTGGGCTACCTGTACTGCATCGACAACCCGCGCACCGACTGGCGCTTCAAAACCGAGCCCGCCGCCGGCCTGAACGGGCGTAGCCTGCTGTACCCGCGCGGCAAGGTGCTGGGCGGCTGTAGCAGCATCAACGGCATGATCTACATGCGCGGCCAGGCGCGCGACTACGACCAGTGGGCCGCGCTGACGGGCGAAGACGACTGGCGCTGGGACAACTGCCTGCCCGACTTCAAGGCGCACGAAGACCACTACAAAGGTGATAGCGCCCGGCGCGCATCCAGCGGGCGCCAGAGCCCGGTTTCGCCTGAATTTAGTGCGCTGCACGGCCATGGCGGCGAATGGCGCGTGGACAAGCAGCGCCTGCGCTGGGACGTGCTGGACGCCTTCGCCGCCGCCGCGGTCGAGGCGGGCATCCCCGCCACCGACGACTTCAACCGCGGCACCAACGAAGGCGTGGGCTACTTTGAAGTCAATCAAAAGAACGGCTGGCGCTGGAACACCGCCAAAGCCTTCCTGCGCCCCACCTGCTATGGCCGCCCCAACTTCGAGCTGTGGACCAACGCCCAGGCCACGCGCCTGCTGATCAAGCGCGACCCGCACACCGGTGGCGCGCTGCGCTGCACGGGCGTGCAGGTGTGGGACGGTCGCCAGAGCGTGGATGCGCTGCTCGCCCCCGGCGGCGAAGTGGTGGTCAGCAGCGGCAGCATCGGCAGCCCGCAGCTGCTGCAACTGTCGGGCATCGGCCCGGCAGCGCTGCTCCAGCAGCATGGCATCGACGTGCTGGCCGATCTGCCCGGCGTGGGCGCCAACCTGCAAGACCATCTGCAGATCCGCAGCGTGTACAAAGTGCAGGGCGCGCGCACGCTCAACCGCCTGGCCGCCACGCCGTGGGGCAAGGCCGGCATCGGCCTGGAATACGTGCTGCGCCGCACCGGCCCGATGAGCATGGCGCCCAGCCAGCTGGGGGCGTTCACCCGCTCGTCGGCCGACCGCGAATGGCCCAACATCCAGTACCACGTGCAGCCGCTCAGCCTGGACGCGTTCGGCTCGCCCCTGCACAGCTTTCCGGCCATCACCGCCAGCGTGTGCAACCTCAACCCCACCAGCCGCGGCACGGTGCAAATCCAAAGCGCCAAGTTTGGCGACGCGCCCGCCATCGCCCCCAACTACCTGGCCACCGACGACGACCGGCAAGTGGCCGCCGACAGCCTGCGCGTCACGCGGCGCATCATGGCCCAGCCCGCCATGGCGCGCTACGTGCCTGACGAATTCAAGCCCGGCGTGCAATACCAGACCGACGAAGAGCTGGCGCGCCTGGCCGGCGACATCGCCAGCACCATCTTCCACCCCGTGGGCACCACCAAGATGGGCCGCGACGACGACCCCATGGCCGTGCTCAACCCGCGCCTGCAACTGCGCGACGGCGCGGGCGGCACCGTGCAGGGCTTGCGCGTGGTGGACGCGGGCGCCATGCCCACCATCACCAGCGGCAACACCAACAGCCCCACGCTGATGATGGCCGAGAAGGCCGCGCGCTGGATCACCGGGCGCTAA
- a CDS encoding ABC transporter substrate-binding protein: MKRKLLCALIAGMGAAGVAQAQVSGNVVKIGVLNDMSGLYADIGGPGSVVAAKMAVEDYLKATKSSLKVEVVSADHQNKPDVGSSIARKWYDTDGVDAIVDVPTSSVALAINQVTREKGKAFINTGAATSDLTGKDCSPNTVHWLYDTWMLAHGTGSAVVKAGGNSWFFLTADYAFGHALERDTSDVVKGAGGKVLGAVKVPLNTQDFSSFLLQAQSSKAKIIGLANAGGDTINSIKQASEFGITKGGQKLAGLLVFLPDVHGLGLNTAQGLNITEAFYWDQNDQTRAWTKRFAPANGGKYPSSDHAGVYAGVIHYLKAVDAAKTDDGTKVVAKMKELPTDDPLFGKGQIRQDGRKIHPVYLFEVKKPSESKGPYDYYKTVATIPADKAFRPMDQGSCQLVKK; this comes from the coding sequence ATGAAACGCAAATTGCTGTGCGCCCTGATCGCGGGCATGGGTGCCGCCGGCGTGGCGCAAGCCCAGGTGTCGGGCAACGTCGTGAAGATCGGCGTGCTGAATGACATGTCTGGCCTGTACGCCGACATCGGCGGGCCAGGCTCGGTGGTCGCCGCCAAGATGGCGGTGGAGGACTACCTCAAGGCCACCAAGTCTTCGCTGAAGGTGGAAGTGGTATCCGCCGATCACCAGAACAAGCCGGACGTTGGCTCCAGCATTGCTCGCAAGTGGTACGACACCGATGGAGTGGACGCCATCGTCGACGTGCCCACTTCGTCGGTGGCCTTGGCCATCAACCAGGTCACGCGCGAAAAGGGCAAGGCCTTCATCAACACCGGCGCTGCCACCTCTGACCTGACGGGCAAGGACTGCTCGCCCAACACCGTGCACTGGCTGTACGACACCTGGATGCTGGCACACGGCACGGGCAGCGCAGTGGTGAAGGCCGGCGGCAACAGCTGGTTCTTCCTGACGGCCGACTACGCTTTCGGCCACGCGCTGGAACGCGACACTTCCGATGTGGTCAAAGGCGCCGGCGGCAAGGTGCTGGGCGCCGTCAAGGTGCCGCTGAACACGCAGGATTTCTCTTCTTTCCTGCTGCAGGCGCAGTCGTCCAAAGCCAAGATCATTGGCCTGGCCAACGCGGGTGGCGACACCATCAACTCGATCAAGCAGGCGTCCGAGTTCGGCATCACCAAAGGTGGCCAGAAGCTGGCGGGCCTGCTGGTGTTCCTGCCCGACGTGCATGGCCTGGGGCTGAACACGGCGCAGGGGCTGAACATCACCGAAGCTTTCTACTGGGACCAGAACGACCAGACCCGTGCCTGGACCAAGCGCTTCGCACCGGCCAACGGTGGCAAGTACCCCAGCTCCGACCACGCGGGCGTATATGCGGGGGTGATTCACTACCTGAAGGCGGTCGACGCGGCCAAGACGGACGACGGCACCAAGGTGGTCGCCAAGATGAAGGAATTGCCCACCGACGACCCGCTGTTCGGCAAGGGTCAGATCCGCCAGGACGGCCGCAAGATCCATCCGGTCTACCTCTTCGAGGTGAAGAAGCCCAGCGAGTCGAAAGGCCCGTACGACTACTACAAGACCGTCGCCACGATCCCGGCCGACAAGGCTTTCCGGCCGATGGATCAGGGCAGCTGCCAGCTGGTCAAGAAGTAA
- a CDS encoding CinA family protein, protein MKLADALRAARAMLATAESCTGGLIAAACTDLAGSSDWFERGFVTYSNAAKSELLGVPAALIDQHGAVSEAVALAMAEGAVRHSHAQVSVAVTGVAGPGGGSAAKPVGTVWVAWCVGGCAEAQCLHLDGDRAAVRAQTVQHALQGLLSRLANGAA, encoded by the coding sequence ATGAAGCTGGCCGACGCGCTGCGCGCAGCGCGCGCCATGCTGGCCACCGCCGAAAGCTGCACCGGCGGGCTGATCGCCGCCGCCTGCACCGACCTGGCGGGCAGCAGCGACTGGTTTGAACGCGGCTTCGTCACCTACAGCAACGCCGCCAAGTCCGAGCTGCTGGGTGTGCCCGCTGCGCTGATCGACCAACACGGCGCCGTCAGCGAAGCGGTGGCGCTGGCCATGGCCGAAGGTGCGGTGCGCCATTCGCACGCGCAGGTCAGCGTGGCCGTGACGGGCGTGGCCGGGCCCGGCGGCGGCAGCGCAGCCAAGCCGGTGGGCACGGTGTGGGTGGCGTGGTGCGTGGGCGGCTGCGCAGAGGCGCAATGCCTGCACCTGGACGGCGACCGTGCCGCTGTGCGCGCGCAAACCGTGCAGCACGCGCTGCAGGGCCTGCTGAGCCGGCTCGCCAACGGCGCGGCCTGA
- a CDS encoding helix-turn-helix transcriptional regulator has translation MSRAARLLQLLEHLRAHRRPVLGADLARASGVSLRTLYRDIGTLREQGAQIEGDPGVGYVLRPGFTLPPLMFSEDELEALVLGARWVAAHAADGELAAAAQGVMNRITTTLPAELRLAVETSGLFVPARADAQPVAPWLPALRQAIRDEHALWLDYRDEADRATRRRVWPFAMAFFDHARLIAAWCELRQDFRSFRADRVVALEATGQRYPERRHVLLQRWRAGCLNVHPAGQAADRS, from the coding sequence ATGTCGCGCGCCGCCCGCCTGTTGCAACTGCTCGAACACCTGCGCGCCCACCGCCGACCGGTGCTGGGCGCTGACTTGGCGCGCGCCAGCGGTGTCAGCCTGCGCACGCTGTACCGCGACATCGGCACGCTGCGCGAGCAAGGCGCGCAGATCGAAGGCGACCCTGGGGTTGGCTACGTGCTGCGCCCTGGCTTCACCTTGCCTCCGCTGATGTTCAGCGAGGACGAGCTCGAAGCGCTGGTGCTGGGCGCGCGTTGGGTGGCCGCCCACGCCGCCGACGGTGAGCTGGCCGCTGCCGCGCAAGGGGTGATGAACCGCATCACCACCACGCTGCCCGCCGAATTGCGCCTGGCGGTGGAAACCAGCGGCCTGTTCGTGCCCGCGCGCGCAGACGCTCAGCCCGTGGCGCCCTGGCTGCCCGCGCTGCGCCAGGCCATCCGCGACGAACACGCGCTGTGGCTGGATTACCGCGACGAAGCCGACCGCGCCACGCGGCGGCGCGTGTGGCCCTTCGCCATGGCCTTTTTTGACCACGCCCGCCTGATTGCCGCGTGGTGCGAACTGCGGCAGGACTTCCGCAGCTTCCGTGCCGACCGCGTCGTGGCGCTGGAAGCCACGGGCCAGCGCTACCCCGAACGGCGCCACGTGCTGCTGCAGCGCTGGCGCGCGGGCTGCCTGAACGTGCACCCCGCCGGGCAGGCTGCTGACAGAAGTTGA
- a CDS encoding phosphatidylglycerophosphatase A family protein has protein sequence MRAHPAHWLALAFGAGLSPVAPGTVGTLWAWLVWALLLAHLPPVAQALVIGLGVPVAWWSSTVTARHLHTADPGAIVVDEVVAFWIVLWLVTPGSWTAQLAAFVLFRFFDAAKPGPIGWADRRFHGASGWKGGWGILLDDLVAAFCTLLVIAIWRAW, from the coding sequence ATGCGCGCCCACCCGGCGCACTGGCTGGCGCTGGCCTTTGGCGCCGGGCTGTCGCCCGTGGCGCCCGGCACCGTGGGCACGCTGTGGGCGTGGCTGGTGTGGGCGCTGCTGCTGGCGCACCTGCCGCCCGTGGCGCAGGCGCTGGTGATCGGCCTTGGCGTGCCGGTGGCGTGGTGGTCCAGCACCGTCACCGCGCGCCACCTGCATACGGCCGACCCAGGCGCCATCGTGGTGGACGAAGTCGTCGCCTTCTGGATCGTGCTGTGGCTGGTCACGCCCGGCAGCTGGACGGCGCAGCTCGCTGCATTCGTCCTCTTCCGCTTTTTCGACGCCGCCAAGCCCGGGCCCATCGGCTGGGCCGACCGGCGCTTTCACGGCGCCAGTGGCTGGAAGGGCGGCTGGGGCATCCTGCTGGACGACCTGGTTGCCGCGTTCTGCACGCTGCTGGTCATCGCCATCTGGCGTGCGTGGTGA
- a CDS encoding TIGR04222 domain-containing membrane protein has protein sequence MPQAPCTPRRAGDSARHRDHPARPPRPQTATQAGHGTSTAREPSCPLWQRLARHAWDDPQDARPFSARLRHTTGWSAAHTQRVLVEYQRFLYLAVRRRGRVCPSGAVDEAWHTHLLDTPRYFGAFCPQVLGTTLHHVPDRGSGTRDDARRYRATLRAYRWAFGEAPPSDIWPAPAHRWAERRCHVDLRSHWLLPRPGHAGRAMGRAALRIWQALTQVNARAVRPWAMALILPLVLTLGCTQGRISIQPGVSGAAFLKGYFWTLVALLAVGIWRSARGRPSAQGPVRATRLNPIEVAYLNGGALRAVVTALARQWQREAIAPIAESPDRSTHYVLPWRVVGAPDAVQPLHSATDTSALERATLQALGERRTPAALLAALQAPLDELHARLYAQGWLTSPTRTQRLRSEGDRLYSALWGVALLWGGLRLAYGLQHGYPVSLLVVLLIVATLLALLMHHLLPHRRSREGHAVLRQARRRLVRRSEMALSDPQLALGVAVYGLGALGPSLQPLRDSVGLLQPRDAGGSGCGSTGCGAGSGCGGGDGGCGGGGD, from the coding sequence ATGCCACAAGCACCCTGCACCCCACGCCGCGCTGGAGACAGCGCGCGCCACCGAGACCATCCTGCCCGCCCGCCACGGCCCCAAACGGCCACGCAGGCGGGGCACGGCACATCCACCGCACGTGAACCCAGCTGCCCACTGTGGCAGCGCCTGGCCCGCCACGCCTGGGACGACCCGCAGGACGCCCGCCCCTTCAGCGCGCGGCTGCGGCACACCACCGGCTGGAGCGCGGCGCACACCCAGCGCGTGCTGGTTGAGTACCAGCGCTTTCTGTACCTGGCCGTGCGCCGGCGCGGCCGCGTGTGCCCCAGCGGCGCGGTGGACGAGGCCTGGCACACCCACCTGCTGGACACGCCGCGCTACTTCGGCGCCTTTTGCCCGCAGGTGCTGGGCACCACGCTGCACCATGTGCCCGACCGCGGCAGCGGCACCCGCGACGACGCGCGCCGGTACCGCGCCACACTGCGCGCCTACCGCTGGGCGTTTGGCGAGGCGCCGCCATCCGATATCTGGCCCGCGCCCGCGCATCGCTGGGCCGAGCGGCGCTGCCACGTCGACCTGCGCAGCCACTGGCTGCTGCCGCGCCCAGGCCATGCAGGACGGGCGATGGGGCGCGCGGCGCTGCGAATCTGGCAAGCCCTGACGCAGGTGAACGCCCGCGCGGTGCGGCCTTGGGCGATGGCGCTGATCCTGCCGCTGGTGCTGACGCTGGGCTGCACGCAGGGGCGCATCAGCATTCAGCCGGGCGTCAGCGGCGCGGCCTTCCTCAAGGGCTACTTCTGGACGCTGGTGGCGCTGCTGGCGGTGGGCATCTGGCGATCGGCGCGGGGGCGGCCCTCAGCGCAAGGGCCGGTGCGCGCCACGCGGTTGAACCCCATCGAAGTGGCCTACCTGAATGGCGGTGCCTTGCGCGCGGTGGTCACCGCGCTGGCACGCCAGTGGCAACGCGAAGCCATCGCGCCGATCGCCGAATCGCCCGATCGATCAACGCACTACGTGCTGCCCTGGCGTGTGGTGGGCGCGCCCGATGCCGTCCAGCCCTTGCACTCAGCGACCGACACCTCGGCGCTGGAGCGGGCCACGCTGCAGGCGCTGGGCGAGCGCCGCACGCCCGCCGCGCTGCTGGCGGCCCTGCAGGCACCGCTGGACGAGCTGCATGCGCGCTTGTACGCGCAGGGCTGGCTCACCTCGCCCACGCGCACGCAACGCCTGCGCAGCGAAGGCGACCGGCTCTACAGCGCCCTGTGGGGCGTCGCCCTGCTGTGGGGCGGCCTGCGGTTGGCCTACGGGCTGCAGCACGGCTACCCGGTCTCGCTGCTGGTGGTCTTGTTGATCGTGGCGACGCTGCTGGCGCTGCTCATGCACCACCTGCTGCCGCACCGCCGCAGCCGGGAGGGCCACGCCGTGCTGCGGCAGGCCCGGCGCCGACTGGTTCGGCGCAGCGAGATGGCCCTGAGCGACCCGCAGCTGGCGCTGGGCGTGGCCGTGTACGGCCTCGGCGCCCTGGGGCCAAGCTTGCAGCCCCTGCGCGACAGCGTCGGTTTGCTGCAACCGCGCGACGCGGGCGGCAGCGGCTGTGGCAGCACGGGCTGCGGCGCAGGCAGTGGCTGCGGGGGTGGCGACGGCGGCTGCGGTGGCGGCGGCGATTGA
- a CDS encoding branched-chain amino acid ABC transporter permease, translated as MDIFGIPIQAMMGQLLIGLINGSFYALLSLGLAVIFGLLNIINFTHGAQYMLGAFGAYLLLNKFGLGYWWSLLLVPLLVGAAGVVIERTMLARLYKLDHLYGLLLTFGLGLMIQGFFRNEYGSTGLPYSIPEQLSGGYNLGFMFLPKYRGWVILASLVVCLATWFVIERTKLGGYLRAATENPQLVQAFGINVPRMITLTYGFGVALAALAGVMAAPIYQVSPQMGADLIIVVFAVVVIGGMGSIMGAIITGFALGLVEGLTKVFYPEASTTVIFVIMTIVLLIRPAGLFGTQK; from the coding sequence ATGGATATCTTTGGCATTCCCATTCAGGCGATGATGGGGCAGTTGCTCATCGGCCTCATCAATGGCTCGTTCTACGCCTTGCTGTCGCTTGGCCTGGCCGTCATCTTCGGCCTGCTCAACATCATCAACTTCACCCACGGGGCCCAGTACATGCTGGGCGCCTTTGGGGCTTACCTGCTGCTGAACAAATTCGGCCTGGGGTACTGGTGGTCGCTGCTGCTGGTGCCCCTGCTGGTGGGCGCGGCCGGTGTCGTCATCGAGCGCACCATGCTGGCGCGCCTGTACAAGCTGGATCACCTCTACGGCCTGCTGCTGACGTTCGGCCTGGGCCTGATGATCCAAGGGTTCTTTCGCAACGAATACGGCTCGACCGGCTTGCCGTACTCCATACCCGAGCAGCTCTCGGGCGGCTACAACCTGGGCTTCATGTTCCTGCCCAAGTACCGCGGCTGGGTGATTCTGGCTTCGCTGGTGGTGTGTCTGGCCACGTGGTTCGTGATTGAGCGGACCAAGCTGGGCGGCTACCTGCGCGCGGCCACCGAAAACCCGCAGCTGGTGCAAGCCTTCGGCATCAACGTGCCACGCATGATCACGCTGACCTACGGCTTCGGTGTGGCACTGGCGGCGCTGGCCGGCGTGATGGCCGCGCCCATCTACCAGGTCAGCCCGCAAATGGGGGCCGATCTGATCATCGTGGTGTTCGCCGTGGTCGTGATCGGTGGCATGGGCTCCATCATGGGCGCCATCATCACCGGCTTCGCGCTGGGCCTGGTGGAGGGGCTGACCAAGGTTTTCTACCCCGAGGCTTCCACCACCGTGATTTTCGTGATCATGACCATCGTGTTGCTGATCCGCCCGGCCGGCCTCTTCGGCACCCAGAAGTAA